The following coding sequences are from one Humulus lupulus chromosome X, drHumLupu1.1, whole genome shotgun sequence window:
- the LOC133805867 gene encoding uncharacterized protein LOC133805867, producing the protein MLNKNWVKLNRATKEYTDAAWDFVKMVERNYGFPNKIICPCKKCRNLNHHCVVDVFEHLVITGMDPTYRIWVHHGEQPIDTQVDEVSNDMDAFDLYTTAAMDDVDNNIGCGGGEDDEFVNEDLQKKLEHAETPLYEGCEKYTKLSSIVGLYRLKNLNGWTDKSFTRLLELLCDMFPKNNVLPDSMYSVRKFLRNFDLKYEKIDACINYCCLFRKEKAKMDVCPKCSVSRWKVDKHTKNVKVGEAAKVLRYFPIIPRVKRLFRSKEMAENLRWHFTHKSIDGNMRHPVDTPAWDSINERWPEFNLEPRNLRLGLAADGINPYKSLSSTYSCWPVMLVIYNLPPWLCMRDENTFLSLLIPGRKQPGNDIDIYLEPLIEDLNKLWNNGVHTYDAFDKSFFNLKAMLLWTINDFPAYGNLAGCTTKGKTACPICGNDTCATRLKHSKKFSYQNTRRFLPFDHPYRSKKAWFNRATEERGPPKVLSGSEIVEELNQITNDFGKNMNPKKRSRDNKVEGMWKKKSIFFNLPYWEVLLVRHNLDVMHIEKNMCDSIISTLLGLNGKSKDHLNARLDLKDLGIKKALHPVEKDGIIRLPAASYTLSRSEKTMFCQRLFDLKLPDGYSSNISNCVVVEERKLMGLKSHDFHVLMQQLLVVAIRGLMEDGPREAIIRLSKFFNGLCQHVVDVKEIIELEAEVVETICMFERYFPPSFFDSMVHLVVHLGREVLLCGPVQFRWMYHFERYMKLLKGYVMQPTHPEASIAERYLADESMRFCASFLKQSNDEGSFIGRNEYNDSDVILEGHPLHRGVTVTLNDKDLASAHRYVLFNLAVTEQYLE; encoded by the exons ATGTTGAACAAAAATTGGGTGAAACTAAACAg AGCTACAAAAGAGTACACGGATGCGGCATGGGACTTTGTGAAAATGGTAGAAAGAAATTATGGTTTTCCAAATAAAATTATCTGTCCTTGTAAGAAGTGTCGAAACTTAAATCATCATTGTGTTGTTGATGTTTTTGAGCACTTAGTTATAACCGGAATGGATCCAACTTATCGTATTTGGGTTCACCATGGAGAGCAACCCATTGATACTCAAGTTGACGAAGTTTCGAATGATATGGATGCATTTGATTTATACACGACTGCTGCCATGGATGATGTGGACAATAATATAGGTTGTGGAGGTGGTGAAGATGATGAATTTGTTAACGAAGATCTTCAAAAGAAGTTGGAGCATGCGGAAACTCCTTTATATGAAGGGTGTGAGAAATACACAAAACTTTCATCAATTGTAGGTTTATATAGGTTGAAGAATCTGAATGGTTGGACAGACAAAAGTTTTACTAGACTATTAGAACTCCTTTGTGATATGTTTCCCAAAAACAATGTACTTCCTGATTCCATGTACTCAGTTaggaaatttttgagaaatttcgaTTTGAAATATGAAAAGATTGATGCTTGTATTAATTATTGTTGCTTATTTAGAAAGGAGAAGGCTAAAATGGATGTTTGTCCAAAGTGTAGTGTTTCTAGATGGAAAGTTGATAAACACACAAAGAATGTTAAAGTTGGTGAGGCTGCCAAAGTTTTGAGGTATTTTCCGATAATACCCCGAGTGAAAAGATTGTTTAGATCAAAAGAAATGGCTGAAAACTTAAGGTGGCATTTCACTCATAAAAGTATTGATGGGAATATGCGACATCCAGTGGATACACCTGCTTGGGATTCCATTAATGAAAGATGGCCAGAGTTTAATCTTGAACCACGCAACCTTAGGCTCGGACTAGCTGCTGATGGAATTAACCCCTATAAAAGTCTAAGCTCCACTTATAGTTGTTGGCCAGTGATGCTTGTTATCTATAATTTaccaccttggttgtgcatgagggACGAAAATACATTTTTGTCATTATTGATTCCAGGTCGTAAACAACCTGGAAACgatattgatatttatttggagcCTCTTATTGAAGACTTAAACAAATTGTGGAATAATGGAGTGCATACTTATGATGCATTCGACAAAAGCTTCTTCAATTTGAAGGCAATGTTGTTGTGGACAATAAACGATTTTCCTGCATATGGAAATCTTGCTGGGTGTACAACCAAAGGCAAGACAGCTTGCCCGATTTGTGGTAATGATACATGTGCAACTAGGCTGAAACATAGTAAAAAATTTTCATACCAAAATACTAGGAGATTTCTCCCGTTTGATCATCCATATCGGTCTAAGAAAGCATGGTTCAATAGAGCTACAGAAGAAAGAGGCCCCCCTAAAGTTTTGAGTGGTAGTGAAATTGTTGAAGAACTAAATCAAATTACCAACGATTTTGGAAAaaatatgaatcccaaaaaaaggAGTCGGGATAATAAGGTGGAAGGAAtgtggaagaagaaatctatatTTTTCAATCTACCATATTGGGAG GTTTTGTTAGTTCGTCATAATTTGGATGttatgcatatagaaaaaaatatgtGTGATAGTATTATTAGCACATTGTTGGGCTTGAATGGAAAATCCAAAGATCATCTTAATGCTCGATTGGATTTAAAGGATTTGGGTATCAAGAAGGCCTTGCATCCGGTGGAGAAAGATGGGATTATACGACTTCCAGCAGCATCTTACACACTTTCTAGATCAGAGAAGACAATGTTTTGCCAAAGGTTATTTGATTTAAAGTTACCTGATGGTTATAGCTCAAACATTAGTAACTGTGTAGTAGTTGAGGAACGTAAGTTGATGGGGCTTAAGTCTCATGATTTCCATGtcttaatgcaacaattactggTAGTGGCCATTCGAGGATTGATGGAGGATGGTCCAAGAGAGGCAATTATAAGACTTAGCAAATTTTTTAATGGATTATGCCAACATGTGGTTGACGTAAAAGAAATCATAGAATTGGAAGCAGAAGTAGTTGAAACAATTTGTATGTTTGAAAGATATTTTCCTCCTTCATTCTTCGATTCTATGGTACATTTAGTTGTTCACCTTGGACGAGAAGTGTTATTATGTGGTCCTGttcaatttcgatggatgtatcaCTTTGAAAG ATATATGAAGTTACTTAAAGGGTATGTGATGCAACCTACACATCCCGAAGCATCTATTGCTGAACGTTACCTTGCTGATGAGTCAATGCGCTTTTGTGCATCATTTTTGAAACAATCTAATGACGAAGGTTCCTTCATTGGACGTAACGAATATAATGATAGTGATGTGATACTTGAAGGTCATCCACTTCATCGTGGTGTAACTGTTACACTAAATGATAAGGATCTAGCTAGTGCACATCGCTATGTATTATTCAATTTAGCTGTCACAGAGCAATATTTAGAGTGA